In Beijerinckia indica subsp. indica ATCC 9039, the genomic window GAATGGTCGCCACGGAGCTGGGCGTGTCGTCCTGCGCGCTGCGCCCGCCGGAACCGGGATCATCGCTGGCGGCCCGATGCGCGCCGTTTTCGAAACACTCGGCATGCATGACGTGGTTGCGAAGTCGCAGGGGTCTTCGAACCCTTACAATATGATTCGCGCAACGTTCGACGCTTTGCAGCGCGAGGATTCACCGCGCGCCGTCGCTGCCCGCCGTAGCCTCAAGGTTTCGGTTCTCCAAGGCCGGCGCCTGGGCGGTGACACCGAAACCGCTGCGGAAGGTTGAGGAGTTTTAGACGATGACGACCTCAACAAACCGCATCACGATCGAACAGGTCAAAAGCCCGATCGGCCGGCCAGGCTCGCAAAAGGCGACCCTGATTGGACTCGGTCTCAATAAAATTGGTCGCCGGTCCTCGTTGGAGGATAGCCCGGCGGTTCGCGGAATGATCGCTAAAGTGGCGCATCTGATCCGCGTCATTGACGGGCAGTGAGGGCTTTGGGCGATGAAACTCAATGATATTTCCGACAATCCTGGCTCTTCCAAATCGCGCATGCGGGTCGGCCGTGGTATCGGCTCCGGCAAGGGTAAGACCTGCGGACGTGGTGTGAAGGGTCAGAAAGCCCGTACCGGTGTGGCGATCAAGGGCTTCGAAGGCGGTCAGATGCCGATTCATCGGCGCCTGCCAAAGCGCGGTTTCTGGAATCCTTTCTCGACTGATTATAACGAAGTCAATCTCGGGCGTATTCAGACCGCGATTGATGCCGGCAAGCTCAATGTGGCGCTTCCCGTCACCATTGAAGCGTTGGTCGAAGCCGGTGTCTGCGCCAAGGCGCGCGATGGCGTCAAGATTCTTGGCAATGGCGAACTCAAGGCGAAGCTGACATTCGAAGTGGCTTCCGCTTCCAAGACAGCGGTTGCCGCGATTGAACAGCTCGGCGGCTCGATTACGCTGTTGAAGGCTCAGCCGGCTGCTGCTGAAGCTTGAGGCTTCGGGCCTGCGCCAAAGCGCCAATCGACAAATTGCTCGTTTCCTTTTAGGGCCTATGCGGTGGAAAATCATTCACCACATAGGCCCTAGATGTTTGGTCAAACGGGTATGACAGGCAAAAGGAGCGTCTTAATCGGCGGTTTTTGGGCTTTTCAATCGTTCCTTTAGGGCGGCGAGGCTGGAGCAGCAAAAGAATTCCACGTTCCATGCCTTTGTAAATGCATCAAATTTATTCGAAAACGGGTATCCATTTTCGGACTTGATGCTGTATTTGAAATCAATGGTTCAACGCATGGACCCAGCCGCGACTTGTGGGAGGCGGGGAGGGGCCATGCCTCAGCGGAGCTTTCAATGGTTTCGGCCGCGGAACAACTTGCATCCAATGTCAATTGGGGGGCCTTTTCTAAAGCCACCGAGCTCAAGCAACGCATCTGGTTTACCTTGGGCGCACTGATCATCTATCGGTTGGGAACGTATATTCCCTTGCCGGGCATTGATCCTGCGGCTTTCGAGGCGAATTTTACCGGTAATCGGCAGGGTGTTCTCGAGCTTTTCAATATGTTCGCGGGCGGCGCCGTGCAGCGCATGGCCATTTTCGCCTTGAACATCATGCCGTATATTTCGGCCTCGATCATCATCCAGCTTTTGACCTCCGTGCTTCCTGCGCTGGAAACCCTCAAGAAAGAGGGGGAGGCGGGCCGCAAGGTCATGAATCAATACACCCGTTACCTGACGGTGATTCTGGCGGCGTTCCAAGCCTATGGCATAGCGGTCGGCCTCGAGAGCCAAGCGGGCGTCGTGACGGAACCTGGGTTCTTTTTCAGGATCAGCACCGTCTTGACCCTGATGGGTGGGACGATGTTTCTCATGTGGCTGGGCGAGCAGATCACCTCGCGCGGCATCGGCAATGGATCCTCGCTGATTATTTTCGCGGGTATTGTCGCGGCTTTCCCCTCGGCCATCCTCAACACTTTGGAACTCGGACGTCAGGGAGCCATTTCAACCGGCGTGATTATCGGCGTCATCATCATGTCGATCGCGGTGATCGCCTTCATCGTCTTCATGGAAAGGGCGCAGAGGCGCGTCCTGATCACTTATCCGAAGCGACAGCAAGGCAACCGTGTCTATGAAGGTCAGACGTCGTTCCTACCTCTCAAGTTGAATACGTCTGGTGTGATCCCGCCAATTTTTGCCTCTTCCTTGCTGCTTTTGCCGACGACGATTGCCAATTTCTCGCAGAATCAGGGTGGCACCGGTATTTTGGCGACGGTCTCGGCCTATCTCGCACACGGACGGCCGCTTTATATGGCTGCCTATGTCGCCTTGATCGTTTTCTTCGCTTTCTTTTATACGGCAATCGTTTTCAATCCGGTGGAAACAGCTGATAATCTCAAGAAGCACGGGGGATTCGTCCCGGGGATCAGGCCGGGAGAGAGGACAGCGCAATATATCGATACGATTCTCATGCGCATAACGGTGCTGGGCGCGGCCTATCTGGCAGTGATCTGTCTTTTGCCGGAAATCCTGATTTCCTATGCCGCGTTGCCGTTTTATTTCGGAGGCACGTCGCTCTTGATCGTTGTCAGTGTCACCATGGATACAGTGGCCCAGATTCATGGACATCTGCAGGCCCATCAGTATGAGGGTTTGATCAAGAAGGCAAAATTGCGGGGGAAACGGAAATGAGGCTTATTCTTTTGGGACCGCCTGGCGCTGGCAAGGGGACTCAATCGGAGCGTTTGCGGGAACAATGCAAAATCCCGCAGCTTTCGACAGGTGATATGCTGCGCGCAGCCGTGAAAGCCGGCACGCCGATCGGTCTGAAGGCCAAGGCCGTGATGGACGCGGGTGGTCTGGTGTCCGACGATATTGTGGTCGGCATTGTTGCGGATCGGATCGAAGAACCTGATGCGCGCAACGGATTCATTCTCGATGGCTTCCCGCGGACGGTCAAACAAGCGGAAGCCCTGACCACTATGCTCCACGAGAAGAAGATGGATCTCGACGCGGTCATCGAGCTTGTCGTTGATGAAAACGCGCTTCTGGCCCGGATCGAAAAGCGCGCCAAGGAAACTTTGGCGGCGGGCGGCACCGTGCGGGCGGATGATAATCCAGCCGCTTTCAAAACGCGTATTGATACTTATCGTGAGCAGACCGCTCCGGTTTCGGCCTATTATGCCAGCCAGGGCGTCCTGAAAACAGTGGATGGGATGGCCGATATTGATACGGTGACGGCTGCGATCGATAAAATTCTCAAAGCCTAAAGCAAAACAGAGTGTCCGACGCGGCGGTTTCGATCAACGAAACCGCCTTTATTTTGCGTTGGATAGGAAACGTCCTAAATATAATACATGAGGTCGGCATCATCGGTTTCGGCAAGCGCCCGCATTTCAGCGAGACTCCGATTGTCGAGAACCATGGCTATGGCGTTCCGGGCCTCCAGCATCAGCAGCCGCACGGTACATTTCTTCTCGTCAGCGCAATCGTCGCATCGACGATAGGACGTCTTGCTGGCGCATTGAATGGGGGCCAGAGGTCCGTCGAGCACACGGACGATATGACCGACCATGATTTCATGAGCCGGCCGGGCGAGTGTATAGCCGCCTCCCTTGCCCTTGCGGGAATTGACGAAACCCGCATTGCGCAATTCCCCGAGAATAGTATCGAGAAATTTCTTCGGGATCTCATTAGCGACAGCAATATCCGTGACCAGGGTCGCTTCGCCGAGCGGCCGCCCGGCGAGATGCACCATGGCTTTGAGACCGTATTTTCCTTTTTTAGTGAGCATCCGAACTCCGATCGGGACATCCCGCGGTCCGCTCGTCCAAGCAAACGCTGCAGTAGAGCGTTTTAAGCAACCGCCTTGGTACGTGTTCGTAAACTACCGATAGGGTTCGAAGGGAGAATTGTCCACAAGTTTCATAGAATTTTAGGTCTCGGTGGGGCCGGGACCGCTTTTTGAACTCGACCGGGATCGGCCAAGCGCCTCAAACCCAGACGGCGGGACTGAGATGAGATCGTTCGCTGGTTTTTAGAGGCAAGAGAGACTTGGGCCTGATTCGGCTAAGTTAATGGAGCACAGGCCTTTGCGAGGGAGGCGAATGGGGCAAGACCTCCCCGGATTGGAGGATGAAGCCGCAGGACTTCAGGCCTTTCGCGGTTGCGCGGCTGGCTTCGACGAGACAATCGACCCTATGGGTGCCGAGTAATTCGGAAGCGGCCAGAATTTCCGTGAATTCTTCCGCGCATTGAGACGCGTGGATCAGAGAAAGCACCAAGCTTTCATCATGGCAGGGGCATTGGCAGGGACTTGGGTGCCAGGAGAGATCGCGGACGGCCTGTTCACGCAGGAGCCGCGTGAAGACATGCAAATCCGCGAAGAGGGCCTTGGCCTTTTCCGTCTCCAGTGTGCCGCGCAGGACTTCCCATGCACGATCCCAGTAGCAGGTTTTGCGTGTGGCATGGCCCGTCATCCAGTAACGATATTGAACGAGGAGCAAATGTTCCGCCGAGGTCTTGGCGGCATGGTTCCTCTTGGGAATGAAGACTGTTTTCTCCGATGCCATGTTTTCATCCTTTGCTGTCTGCCTGGAGGTAGCGCGATGTGTTTCCTATTGAATAATGGGTGTTATTACCCTCAATATGCTTTTGAATTTTTATAATTATTATTTAGATGCCACTTATATTTAATATATACGCTTATATTATCGGGATAATACGAAAATGAACATCATTCAAGTTCTGTTATATTGTATTATTCTAATTCTATACTAGTCGCGCTGGGAACCGAATGGTGCGTCCCGAGTCAAAGAGCTTAACGGCCGATTGGTTCCATGTATGGTATTATAATACCTCATTCGATA contains:
- the rpsE gene encoding 30S ribosomal protein S5, whose product is MAREGEGGGRGGREERDSEFVDRLVHINRVAKVVKGGRRFGFAALVVVGDQKGRVGYGHGKAREVPEAIRKATESAKRALIRVPLREGRTLHHDVNGRHGAGRVVLRAAPAGTGIIAGGPMRAVFETLGMHDVVAKSQGSSNPYNMIRATFDALQREDSPRAVAARRSLKVSVLQGRRLGGDTETAAEG
- the rpmD gene encoding 50S ribosomal protein L30 — protein: MTTSTNRITIEQVKSPIGRPGSQKATLIGLGLNKIGRRSSLEDSPAVRGMIAKVAHLIRVIDGQ
- the rplO gene encoding 50S ribosomal protein L15 — its product is MKLNDISDNPGSSKSRMRVGRGIGSGKGKTCGRGVKGQKARTGVAIKGFEGGQMPIHRRLPKRGFWNPFSTDYNEVNLGRIQTAIDAGKLNVALPVTIEALVEAGVCAKARDGVKILGNGELKAKLTFEVASASKTAVAAIEQLGGSITLLKAQPAAAEA
- the secY gene encoding preprotein translocase subunit SecY: MVSAAEQLASNVNWGAFSKATELKQRIWFTLGALIIYRLGTYIPLPGIDPAAFEANFTGNRQGVLELFNMFAGGAVQRMAIFALNIMPYISASIIIQLLTSVLPALETLKKEGEAGRKVMNQYTRYLTVILAAFQAYGIAVGLESQAGVVTEPGFFFRISTVLTLMGGTMFLMWLGEQITSRGIGNGSSLIIFAGIVAAFPSAILNTLELGRQGAISTGVIIGVIIMSIAVIAFIVFMERAQRRVLITYPKRQQGNRVYEGQTSFLPLKLNTSGVIPPIFASSLLLLPTTIANFSQNQGGTGILATVSAYLAHGRPLYMAAYVALIVFFAFFYTAIVFNPVETADNLKKHGGFVPGIRPGERTAQYIDTILMRITVLGAAYLAVICLLPEILISYAALPFYFGGTSLLIVVSVTMDTVAQIHGHLQAHQYEGLIKKAKLRGKRK
- a CDS encoding adenylate kinase, translating into MRLILLGPPGAGKGTQSERLREQCKIPQLSTGDMLRAAVKAGTPIGLKAKAVMDAGGLVSDDIVVGIVADRIEEPDARNGFILDGFPRTVKQAEALTTMLHEKKMDLDAVIELVVDENALLARIEKRAKETLAAGGTVRADDNPAAFKTRIDTYREQTAPVSAYYASQGVLKTVDGMADIDTVTAAIDKILKA
- a CDS encoding RrF2 family transcriptional regulator, whose amino-acid sequence is MLTKKGKYGLKAMVHLAGRPLGEATLVTDIAVANEIPKKFLDTILGELRNAGFVNSRKGKGGGYTLARPAHEIMVGHIVRVLDGPLAPIQCASKTSYRRCDDCADEKKCTVRLLMLEARNAIAMVLDNRSLAEMRALAETDDADLMYYI